The Clostridiaceae bacterium HFYG-1003 genome includes a window with the following:
- the rplE gene encoding 50S ribosomal protein L5 — protein sequence MPRLQDKYNNEVVAAMMEKFGYKNVMEVPKLEKIVINMGVGEAKENSKVLESAVSDLQIISGQKPVITRAKKSVANFKLRENMAIGAKVTLRKANMYEFADKLINIALPRVRDFHGISDKSFDGRGNYSLGIKEQLIFPEIEYDKIDKVRGMDIVFVTTAKTDEEARELLRFLGMPFAQN from the coding sequence ATGCCAAGATTACAGGATAAATACAACAATGAAGTTGTAGCAGCCATGATGGAAAAGTTTGGATACAAGAACGTCATGGAAGTGCCAAAGCTCGAAAAGATCGTGATCAACATGGGCGTTGGCGAAGCTAAGGAAAACTCCAAAGTTCTGGAATCCGCCGTATCGGACCTCCAGATCATCTCCGGACAGAAGCCGGTCATTACCCGTGCGAAGAAATCCGTTGCCAACTTCAAATTAAGAGAGAACATGGCCATCGGAGCCAAGGTCACCTTAAGAAAAGCGAACATGTACGAATTCGCTGACAAACTCATCAACATCGCTCTTCCCCGTGTCCGTGACTTCCACGGAATTTCAGACAAGAGCTTTGACGGAAGAGGCAACTACTCGCTGGGTATTAAAGAACAGCTCATTTTCCCGGAAATCGAATACGATAAGATCGATAAAGTCCGGGGAATGGACATTGTGTTCGTAACCACAGCAAAAACCGATGAGGAAGCCAGAGAACTGTTAAGATTCCTCGGCATGCCCTTCGCACAGAACTAG
- a CDS encoding type Z 30S ribosomal protein S14 has product MARKAMIEKWKREPKFSSRAYTRCRICGRPHSVLKKYGVCRICFRELAYKGEIPGVRKASW; this is encoded by the coding sequence TTGGCACGTAAAGCTATGATCGAAAAATGGAAGAGAGAACCGAAATTCTCATCCCGGGCTTACACAAGATGCAGAATCTGTGGAAGACCTCACTCAGTATTGAAAAAATATGGTGTATGCCGTATATGCTTCAGAGAACTTGCGTATAAGGGCGAAATCCCAGGCGTGCGCAAGGCCAGCTGGTAA